One Triticum dicoccoides isolate Atlit2015 ecotype Zavitan chromosome 3B, WEW_v2.0, whole genome shotgun sequence genomic window, NNNNNNNNNNNNNNNNNNNNNNNNNNNNNNNNNNNNNNNNNNNNNNNNNNNNNNNNNNNNNGCGACACACGAGGAGCCGAcagcggcggcagcggtggcgtcCGGCAGGCGGCACGCGCGTGCAACCACCTGTGTGCATGCGCGCCTCAGGCGCCGTGATTGGCGGGCGTCAGGGCACGCGACAAGTGCGGGCTGGCGTGGGGTCGGGGGACGTGGGGGGTGAGACCGTGACGGGTGCGGCGCGACGCGAAATACAACGCCTTGACTGCGAGGGCTACCACCGTGATCGCGGGCGGGCACGTCTGCATTCCTGCCACGTCACCAGGCGCGTGCGGCCGGCCGGTTTAATTTTTTTCCCTCCCGGACGGGCGGGCTGTATTCATATACGTATACCTCCGCCTTTTTTTTGCGGGCGGGCGGGCCGGCGGGGGAAGCTTTTTCAAAATATGCCCATCCTACCCTCTGTTATGAAGGGGTATTGGGCAATCTCAGCCTTCCTTGTGTTTACAGGGGGTCTACCAAAACGGAAGTGTATAAATAATAGGTTGCAGAACTAACAATAGGTTGATAACTACTCCTATATACgtactagtagagtgcccgtgcgttgccacgggctcttgaaatagTTTGCAAGAGTTACATGTTAAATTTCACACGTACAAACAATATAACACAAACACAATTATTGAATAATTGAAGACCATTTTTGCAATATAAATtgataaaagaaaaagattaacgaCATGTCCATGTAACAAATTGAGCGATGTTCGACCTTCACATCTATTACAAAACTATTAATATCTAGATGATGCGCCTAAGAAATTCTTTCACAATATTAGGAAAGTTGCATTTAGCTTCACTCGCACGATGTTTTAACAAGTATAATAAAAACTGCTTCCTCAACTCATACCCATCCTGCACAAACAATATATGTAGTTAGTATGAAAATTTCATGCTGAAGGTCTTAAAACATATAACGGACAATACTCACCGCGCAAACCGGCTTGACCAAtgcataaaatgaaaaacaaaatagccaGACACATTCCTGCAATTTTTTAAATTAATAATATAAAGAATATAATGATaacaaaaataaatatttttattatgAATTCATTACCCCTCTATACTCGTTGGAATACCAAATGGAAATAAACGTTGTCATTTAGATATATCGGAATTCCAACCAGGCAGctttatttcgagtgcttctttGAAATCTCTTGCAAAACTTTTAAATTTTAGTGCATGACTCAAATTTTTGTCCTCTGAcgattgtgatgtttgaatagggtCCATAATATATAGACGACATGCCTCTTTGTCGATGAATGCCTAGGAaagataaatctacaagtggagCTATTAGAAATAACAATAAACCATGATAACATTAGACAAAATACTTACCATGTTGCACGATGAGATGTCTTTGTCTATCCCAGGCCAGCTATCAAATTATGTTGCCAACGTCTGGAAAGTTTCCTTCTCGCAAAACTTTTGACCTCGTGTTGACTCTAGTATCATGGACTATGTAAAAAAAGAAATAGTGTTTCAACATGTTGATACTAATGCCACATAGAATGAAGAGTTACGATAACTTACACAAAAtcttagatccatgtagtgtataggATGGTCTATGAACAATACTCCCTCGTCACATGGCAGTATACGCACAGCGGTGTTGAAGCAACCATTGTCCACTTCTCTCTCCCACCCTCGCTCTTTCTCTCTTTCCCACCCTCTCTCTCACacccctcccctctccctctctttctcacCCTCTCTCtcacaccccctcccctctccctcaACTGTGGACCAGCTTAATTTGCTCAGTGTTACTATACTATAGTATCCTGGAAGCCTAAACATTAAAGAGAAAATTTAACCTTTATAGGGGCTAAGACAACTGAGTTCAGAATTTATACCATCAAATAATCTTAAGTTAATTCATTTGCTGGCCTAGAAAATCGATACAGTGTTGTCTTACTTGCCTAAACTGGATATGTTTCGCTGTTCAGCTGAGTTCAGAATGTCAAATATATTATCCCCAGaagataattttagcaacatgcaggTAATAGCTCATAGGAACACTTGACTAAACATCCCTACTGTAATCAAGTCCAGTTAAAACAAATCAAGTATATTAGGCAGCATTGCTCAAGAAGCAGTAGAAAGTATATTCTAATTAAAATTCTGGAAGCCTGAGATGATCCCAGATGGCCAAAACTTTTAGTGATTGCATACTTCACTATGAAGCCATCGCTTAAATTTCTGAAACAACAAAAATGGGTGATTGTTTCAGACATTATGTCCAGCATAACCTATCTGGAGCACTCTCATGCCGAGAGATCATTGTGCGGACCTAACTTAACAGTCAAACGTCCATAACGTTGAACCTAAATTTTATAACTATCATTTCTCTACTTCTAGTGACAGTGTGCCACACGCTCACCAGGAAATAAACAAGTGCAGGAAAGTATGGTTGTTATAATCATATAAGATGCAATCTGAAAAACATTTACATGCTATTTgtcaccacatttttataaaagagGGCTAAAGTAAAACCAAGTTGCAAGTAAATGCACTATTTGTATTTTCCAAAATGAGAGGAAAACTACTATTCATTCATGACAATTGCCAATTTTACCACGCTCTCAAAAATCATGACGGTGCAGAGGCTGGAGGTCTGGAAGAAACAGAGACCTTCCTTTGAAGAAAAGAATTCATAACGGAAAACTATACCATCTGAGACAGTGAAGCGTTACTCTGGGAAGAAGCTGCGGCATTCACCTCCCCCTGTACTATGGAGGATGGAGAAGCGCTCAAGGGATCCATCCCAATATTCAAGTTCGGTGCAGCACTGGTGAGTGCCGCCCTCCCAGGTGCCAAAACTAACAGTTTGGATGTAGACCTCTCCTTGTCTTCCAATGGCGGCTCGGTTACAGCATTCTGCACTGTGGCAGCCTGAGATGGCTCACCTGAAAATGCCAACTGTCATTCTCACATACTACCAACATAGACAAACTACTCCATTACAGCACTCTCATGGTGCCCGCACAAGGATGCGAACCGACACAATGACACAAATCCAAGCCCACTTCTTCCTTTTTACCAAGTGTAACGGGTACTGTCATTGTCTTTCCAAACTAACCCATCATACCTTGTATCCAGGAATTATGGTTTGTGATAACTGATAACCCATCTTCTGTATTTGCAGCGCCGGACTTCCTCCTCTTCGCAGATGATGATGAGCCCTGGACAGAATACATAAGCATAAGTGAAATTGTGGATCAACCAAAACTAACAATCAAATATTGCTAGAAAAAGCATAATCCAGACAATGCCAAACGAGGCACCTTCTGATTGGCGCCCGTATCTCCCTTCTCCGATGACCCCTGGCTCCCGGCATCGCCGCTGTGCAAGCCATATCAGTTGATTTCAGTTCAGCCCACCCGGCCAACAGACAAACAAGAGCACACCGCACACATGCAAGCACAGAAACCACGCCGTACCTCCCGGAGCTGGAATTGATCTCGCCGGAAGGGACACGTCGTGTCTTCCCCACCCTCTTCCCTTTCCCTGCCGCCGAGGCAGACTCGCCGGCCATGTAAGGCACCCCCTGCACAGAGCAGAATGCAGCAGACAATTTCACAACACGGACGCACAACGTACGGTCAGGTCCAATGCGCTAGAATATAAACGAGGGAGGGGAGCTCGGCATTTACCGCGGCCATGGAGGCGTGCGCGTGCGCGTAGTACGCCGCCGCGGGGTGGTGGTACATGGGGAACGGCACCGGCGCGCCATACGCGGCCCCCGGCCCGGCCGCCACCAGGCCGTGCTGCTGCGTCCTGCCGCGAAAGAGGAAAGAAAACTGATCAGAACTCAAAGCCCGCCATCAACAAGGcaacgccaccaccagcgccgcgcCGCGGGTCTGCGGCTCCGGAGCGGCTCTAGGAGAGGAGGATCGCATCGCGTACCTGGGCCTGCGGCGGCAGCGGCCACGCGGCATAGGGGAtcccggcggcggaggcggcggccgcgtAGTAGGCGTGCATCGAGGCGGCCCACTCCGTGTGGGTTGGGGGTGGCTGGCGGCGGGGCTCGCCGAGCCTGGAGACGAAGGGCGCACGCGGCAGCGGCCACAGCTGAGCCCATCGCGGCTCGGGCCCGAGCTGTGCGTGGCAGTGGATCCGCGGTGGCGTCGGCGTCCTGGGGATCCTAATCCGCAACGGGCGACGTATCCGAGGCGCCGGTGGTGGCGGTGTCCTCGTGATCCACGACGGCCGCGTCTGCCTGGATCGGCATCGGCGGATCCAGCTGCGTATCCTCGGGAAACGAGGAGGAACGGATCGGAGGGCGACGGCAGCGAGATCGCACGAGGACGGCGGCTCTGTGTCCTCGACGGATAGATAGGAGCGGTTTTTTGCGGGGTGTTTTTTCGCTACgtgcgtggggtggggtggggaggggacgaaaaaaccaacgaaaaaaactcggacgaaagtggtgggacgaaaaaaaccctgGAAGTTTGGGCGTGTGCGGACTCGATCGCGGGGTTTTCTTTGATTTTTCGCGGTTGAAGGGAtggtgggaggaagtaccaaagaagtaccaaaaaagaccgagTGAGGTGTGACGAAAATAAAATCCGGAACgcaacctaccaactgagacattaggagtagagataacaaATATTGTGTATCACCAAAATCTGTATCATTATCGATCGACATAAGCACACAAATCAAGCATATATACCTTTAGCGGAAAATTCAATAACCAATCTAGTCCCCAAGTCCTCAACAtcacagacttgcaaagataatcaatctcaTCTACGTTCAACGAGATATGCAACACTCCCTAAAAAACGAGGTATTCAACACTACCTTTGAGAAGCAATTCCTCTGTTCATTCTGTTAGAGAGAATCGAGAGAGAGGAGCGGATGGAAAACAGATATATGAATGAACAGTTATTTTATTGATTGAAGATT contains:
- the LOC119278650 gene encoding DNA-binding protein EMBP-1-like codes for the protein MPRGRCRRRPRTQQHGLVAAGPGAAYGAPVPFPMYHHPAAAYYAHAHASMAAGVPYMAGESASAAGKGKRVGKTRRVPSGEINSSSGSGDAGSQGSSEKGDTGANQKGSSSSAKRRKSGAANTEDGLSVITNHNSWIQGEPSQAATVQNAVTEPPLEDKERSTSKLLVLAPGRAALTSAAPNLNIGMDPLSASPSSIVQGEVNAAASSQSNASLSQMV